A portion of the Vicinamibacteria bacterium genome contains these proteins:
- a CDS encoding FtsX-like permease family protein, translating to MLTRTLLLTGFRDLRRRPLPTALMILGVALGVAVLVAIDLAIASAGRGFARSAEAVVGRATHQIRGGPRGLPEALYRRLRVEWGVRTCAPVVEGTAIGLDLDRQPLRILGVDPLAEGPFRDHLDGRSLGAGGLAQLLTRPDGVLMGAGMAERYRLTLGSPLRLQVGDRFLTLSVLGLITPGDEAGPQALDGLILMDVGAVQKLLGQVGRLSRIDLSVTAGEAERLAALLPPGVRLAPAHEQSDTVGQLTAAFRLNLTALSLLALVVGMFLIYNTVLFSVVQRRPVIGTLRILGATGGQVFTLILAEAATASAAGTVLGLGLGWVLGQGAVRLVTRTINDLYYVLAVVDAPLTLGVVLEGIGLGVGAGLLAALAPAWEAARVEPVAALRPSTLEGKSRRLLPWVSGAGCLLVLGGAATLAALPRSLLASFGGLFGIVLGLALLAPAATVGLMRVAGPAASALVGPLGRLAAGTVTKAVSRTGVAIAALMVAVSATIGVSLMIASFRSTVQDWLNTTLRADIYVGSPAAGGARNERTLSADVPARVAAVPGVVAVETLRSARVASPQGEVQLAVLDSRRERGRAFYRFTEGDPATTWARLGEGAVIVSEPFAYRRQIPPHGGSLVLNTDAGAHTFPVAGIYYDYASEQGTVLMSRSVYERFWDDRGVSSLAVYVAEGRSADAVADALRAALAGTALQVTPNRSLRTQALKVFDRTFTVTRSLRVLAVVVAFIGVWSALLALQVERTRELATLQVLGLTPGQLWGLTLLETGLMGGAAGLLSLPTGTLLALILVDVINVRSFGWTMRLTLEPGIFVEAVAVSVLAALLAAVYPLRRLQRIPLAAALRQE from the coding sequence TACCGGCGCCTGCGCGTGGAATGGGGGGTACGGACCTGCGCACCCGTGGTCGAGGGCACGGCCATCGGGCTCGACCTGGACCGCCAGCCGCTGCGCATCCTGGGCGTGGACCCGCTGGCGGAGGGCCCATTCCGCGACCACCTCGATGGTCGCTCGCTGGGAGCGGGCGGGCTCGCGCAGCTCCTCACCCGACCCGACGGGGTGCTGATGGGCGCAGGCATGGCCGAGCGCTACCGGCTGACCCTTGGCAGTCCCCTGCGCCTCCAAGTCGGCGATCGTTTCTTGACGCTGAGTGTCCTCGGCTTGATCACGCCCGGGGACGAAGCCGGCCCCCAGGCCCTCGACGGCCTCATCCTCATGGACGTGGGAGCAGTGCAGAAGCTCCTCGGTCAAGTAGGCCGCCTGTCCCGCATCGACCTCAGCGTCACCGCGGGCGAGGCCGAGCGGCTCGCGGCCCTGCTTCCGCCCGGAGTGCGCCTGGCCCCCGCCCACGAGCAATCGGACACCGTGGGCCAGCTCACCGCCGCCTTTCGGCTCAACCTCACCGCCCTCAGCCTGCTGGCCTTGGTGGTGGGCATGTTCCTGATCTACAACACCGTCCTTTTCAGCGTGGTGCAACGCCGCCCGGTGATAGGAACATTGCGCATCCTGGGCGCGACCGGGGGCCAGGTCTTCACCCTCATCCTCGCGGAGGCGGCGACCGCCTCCGCGGCGGGAACGGTCTTAGGCCTGGGCCTGGGCTGGGTCCTCGGCCAGGGGGCGGTCCGGCTGGTGACGCGGACGATCAACGACCTCTACTACGTGCTGGCGGTGGTGGATGCGCCGCTCACCCTGGGGGTCGTCCTGGAGGGCATCGGCCTCGGCGTGGGGGCCGGCCTGCTGGCCGCCCTGGCCCCCGCCTGGGAAGCTGCGCGGGTGGAGCCCGTGGCCGCCCTCCGGCCGAGCACTCTCGAGGGCAAATCGCGTCGATTGCTGCCCTGGGTCAGCGGAGCGGGCTGTCTTCTCGTCCTGGGGGGGGCCGCCACCCTGGCCGCCCTCCCCCGCTCTCTCCTCGCAAGCTTTGGCGGCCTTTTCGGCATCGTCCTCGGCCTGGCCCTACTCGCTCCCGCCGCCACCGTCGGGCTCATGCGCGTCGCGGGGCCCGCGGCCTCGGCCTTGGTCGGGCCCCTCGGCCGCCTGGCCGCGGGTACGGTGACGAAGGCGGTGAGCCGAACGGGCGTGGCCATCGCGGCTTTGATGGTGGCCGTCTCCGCAACCATCGGGGTGAGCCTGATGATCGCCAGCTTCCGGTCCACCGTACAGGACTGGCTGAACACGACGCTGCGGGCCGACATCTACGTCGGCTCCCCCGCCGCCGGCGGAGCGCGCAACGAGCGGACCCTCTCCGCGGACGTGCCAGCGCGGGTGGCGGCGGTGCCGGGGGTGGTCGCGGTTGAGACCCTCCGCTCCGCGCGCGTGGCGAGCCCCCAGGGCGAGGTCCAGCTCGCGGTCCTGGACTCCCGCCGCGAGCGCGGCCGTGCCTTCTATCGGTTCACGGAGGGTGACCCCGCCACCACCTGGGCCCGGTTGGGGGAGGGGGCGGTGATCGTGAGCGAGCCCTTTGCCTACCGTCGCCAGATTCCACCCCACGGCGGCAGCCTCGTCCTCAACACGGACGCGGGCGCACACACCTTCCCCGTGGCCGGGATCTACTACGACTATGCGAGCGAGCAGGGCACCGTGCTCATGAGCCGGTCCGTCTACGAGCGCTTCTGGGACGACCGGGGCGTCTCGTCCTTAGCCGTGTACGTGGCCGAAGGCCGATCGGCCGACGCCGTGGCCGACGCCCTGCGGGCCGCCCTCGCCGGCACCGCCCTCCAGGTGACCCCGAACCGCTCCCTGCGCACCCAAGCCCTCAAGGTCTTCGATCGGACGTTCACCGTCACCCGATCCCTGCGCGTGCTGGCGGTGGTGGTGGCCTTCATCGGAGTTTGGAGCGCGCTTCTGGCCCTCCAGGTCGAGCGCACGCGGGAGCTGGCCACCCTCCAGGTCCTGGGCCTCACCCCCGGCCAGCTCTGGGGTCTCACCCTCTTGGAGACCGGCCTCATGGGCGGGGCGGCGGGGCTGTTGTCGCTACCCACGGGAACTCTCCTGGCCCTCATCCTGGTCGACGTGATCAATGTCCGCTCGTTCGGCTGGACCATGCGGCTGACTCTCGAGCCCGGCATCTTCGTGGAGGCGGTCGCGGTGAGCGTGCTCGCCGCCCTGCTGGCTGCGGTCTACCCCCTCCGGCGGCTACAGCGGATACCCCTGGCCGCGGCCCTGAGGCAGGAATGA
- a CDS encoding lipocalin-like domain-containing protein, whose product MRRALLATLAVVGLGGLWAWVWRAPARESRAPSIRMAPDPAPVTFERAIRPRPFLLPQDHGPHYDYQTEWWYYTGNLRTEDGRPFGYQLTFFRRGLLPGAPPPGPGLATNQLYLAHLAVTDVTAATHVFRERFSRGAAGLAGAAGAPFEVWLEDWRAEAVDATGSDVHLRARDAGLALDLDLKAAKPLITYGDRGLSPKGEEPGNASYYVGYPRLHTRGTIGSGGAPADVEGESWFDHEWSTSALGPQAVGWDWFSLQLSDGREVMLFSIRRQDGTLEPVSGGTLVDPEGRTRHLGAGDFQVEVKSRWQSPESRAVYPLRWDVTIPSTGMRLRVEPWLEDQEMRTSFTYWEGAVRVTGSQGGAPLTGHGYAELTGYARSMRVLF is encoded by the coding sequence ATGAGGCGGGCCCTCCTGGCCACGCTCGCGGTGGTGGGCCTGGGCGGGCTTTGGGCCTGGGTCTGGCGCGCGCCCGCCAGGGAAAGCCGGGCGCCTAGCATCCGCATGGCTCCCGACCCAGCCCCCGTAACCTTCGAGCGCGCGATTCGCCCGCGCCCGTTCCTCCTGCCCCAGGACCACGGCCCTCACTACGACTATCAAACTGAGTGGTGGTACTACACCGGCAACCTGAGGACGGAAGACGGCCGGCCTTTTGGCTATCAGCTCACGTTCTTTCGCCGCGGGCTCCTTCCCGGGGCTCCTCCCCCGGGCCCGGGCCTGGCCACCAACCAGCTCTACCTTGCCCACCTCGCGGTCACCGACGTCACCGCCGCGACCCACGTTTTCCGGGAGCGCTTCAGCCGCGGGGCCGCCGGCCTGGCCGGAGCGGCGGGCGCTCCTTTCGAGGTGTGGCTGGAGGACTGGCGGGCAGAGGCGGTGGACGCCACGGGGAGTGACGTGCATCTCCGAGCGCGCGACGCCGGCTTGGCCCTCGACCTCGACCTCAAAGCCGCCAAGCCGCTCATCACCTACGGCGACCGCGGCTTGTCCCCCAAGGGGGAGGAGCCGGGCAACGCCTCTTACTATGTCGGCTACCCGCGCCTTCACACGCGCGGCACGATCGGCAGCGGGGGGGCCCCCGCCGACGTCGAGGGTGAGAGCTGGTTTGACCACGAGTGGAGCACGAGCGCATTGGGCCCCCAGGCGGTGGGCTGGGATTGGTTCAGCCTTCAGCTGAGCGACGGCCGCGAGGTGATGCTGTTCTCCATCCGGCGCCAAGACGGAACCTTGGAGCCGGTCTCGGGAGGAACCCTCGTCGACCCGGAGGGGCGCACCCGCCACCTGGGGGCGGGCGACTTCCAGGTAGAGGTAAAGAGCAGGTGGCAGAGCCCAGAGAGCAGAGCCGTCTATCCCTTGCGCTGGGACGTGACCATCCCCTCCACCGGGATGCGCCTCCGGGTGGAGCCCTGGCTCGAAGACCAGGAGATGCGCACGTCGTTCACATACTGGGAGGGTGCGGTCCGCGTCACGGGATCCCAGGGCGGCGCACCCCTGACCGGCCATGGCTATGCGGAGCTCACCGGCTACGCGCGCAGCATGCGAGTCCTGTTCTAG
- a CDS encoding thiamine pyrophosphate-dependent enzyme has protein sequence MIEEKMLLLVRQGKLSKWFSGIGQEAIATGVVTALEPEDTILPLHRNLGVFTGRDLELGRLFRQLLGKEGGFTKGRDRTFHFGHLEKRIVGMISHLGAMLPVADGLALAARLRGEKRVVAAFSGDGGTSEGDFHEALNLAAVWKLPVLFVIENNQYGLSTPAHEQYACRHLADRGLGYGMPGIVVDGNDLLAVHRAVTRAAERARRGDGPTLLECKTFRMRGHEEASGTDYVPPELVAEWAQKDPVGRYQKFLVAHGVLSTEEVERVRGAHKARIDAAVEEALSAPDPTSAAAEEQKDVFAPSLLEPRPPRPEDEAGAPELRYVDAIRDGLRVAMQRNSDVILLGQDIAEYGGVFKVTEGFVEEFGKARVRNTPIIESAALGAALGLALDGFRPMVEMQFGDFITCGFNQIVNNLAKTHYRWGGRVAVVVRAPVGGGVGAGPFHSQNVESWFTAVAGLKVLAPATPYDAKGLLLAAFEEGNPVLFLEHKALYRSARGAVPEGFYSLPIGQARIARAGRDATVVTYGVGVTWALEAAAALAAEGKELEVVDLRSLMPWDTETTIRSVAKTSRALVLHEAPVTGGFGAEIAATLSREAFEWLDAPVARLGALDTPVPFSRSLERIFSPHGRLLDALRELLAY, from the coding sequence ATGATCGAGGAGAAGATGCTGCTCCTCGTTCGCCAGGGCAAGCTCTCCAAGTGGTTCTCGGGAATCGGCCAGGAGGCGATCGCCACCGGCGTGGTCACGGCGCTGGAGCCCGAGGACACCATCCTCCCCCTGCACCGAAATCTGGGAGTCTTCACCGGGCGCGACCTGGAGCTGGGCCGGCTCTTCCGCCAGCTCCTGGGCAAGGAGGGCGGCTTCACCAAGGGCCGCGACCGCACGTTTCATTTCGGGCATCTGGAGAAGAGGATCGTGGGCATGATCAGCCACCTGGGGGCCATGCTCCCGGTGGCGGACGGCCTGGCTCTGGCCGCCCGGCTGCGGGGCGAGAAGCGCGTAGTGGCCGCGTTCAGCGGCGATGGCGGCACCAGCGAGGGCGACTTCCACGAGGCGCTGAACCTGGCCGCGGTCTGGAAGCTTCCCGTTCTCTTCGTCATCGAGAACAACCAGTACGGTCTCTCCACCCCCGCCCACGAGCAATACGCCTGCCGGCATCTCGCCGACCGGGGCCTAGGCTACGGGATGCCGGGCATCGTGGTGGACGGGAACGACCTCCTGGCCGTGCACCGCGCGGTCACGCGAGCGGCCGAGCGCGCCCGCCGCGGCGACGGGCCGACGCTCCTCGAATGCAAGACCTTCCGCATGCGGGGCCACGAGGAGGCCTCGGGCACCGACTACGTGCCCCCGGAGCTCGTGGCGGAGTGGGCGCAGAAGGATCCCGTGGGCCGCTACCAGAAGTTCCTCGTCGCGCACGGCGTCCTCTCCACGGAGGAAGTCGAGCGCGTCCGCGGCGCCCACAAAGCCCGCATCGATGCCGCGGTGGAGGAGGCCCTTTCCGCCCCCGATCCCACCTCCGCCGCGGCCGAGGAGCAGAAGGATGTCTTCGCGCCCAGCCTGCTTGAACCCCGCCCCCCCCGCCCGGAGGACGAGGCGGGAGCCCCCGAGCTGCGCTACGTGGACGCCATCCGCGACGGGCTGCGAGTGGCCATGCAGCGCAACTCCGACGTCATCCTCCTCGGGCAGGACATCGCGGAGTACGGCGGCGTCTTCAAGGTGACGGAAGGCTTCGTCGAGGAGTTCGGCAAGGCCCGGGTGCGGAACACCCCCATCATCGAATCGGCGGCCTTGGGCGCCGCGTTGGGCCTGGCCTTGGACGGCTTCCGGCCCATGGTGGAGATGCAGTTCGGGGACTTCATCACCTGCGGCTTCAACCAGATCGTGAACAACCTCGCCAAGACTCATTACCGCTGGGGGGGGCGGGTGGCGGTAGTGGTGCGGGCCCCGGTGGGCGGGGGGGTGGGCGCCGGCCCGTTTCACTCGCAGAACGTGGAGTCGTGGTTCACGGCCGTGGCTGGACTCAAAGTCCTGGCTCCGGCCACCCCCTACGACGCCAAGGGCCTGCTCCTGGCCGCCTTCGAGGAGGGCAACCCGGTTCTCTTCCTCGAGCACAAGGCCCTCTACCGCTCGGCCCGGGGCGCGGTTCCCGAAGGCTTTTATTCCCTGCCCATCGGCCAAGCTCGAATTGCCCGCGCCGGGCGTGACGCCACAGTGGTGACCTACGGTGTGGGGGTTACCTGGGCGCTGGAAGCGGCCGCCGCCCTGGCCGCGGAGGGCAAGGAGCTCGAGGTCGTAGACCTCCGGTCTCTAATGCCCTGGGACACCGAGACCACCATCCGCTCCGTGGCCAAGACGAGCCGGGCCTTGGTCCTGCACGAAGCCCCCGTGACCGGAGGCTTCGGGGCAGAGATCGCCGCGACCCTGAGCAGGGAGGCCTTCGAGTGGCTCGATGCGCCGGTGGCGCGGCTGGGCGCTCTCGACACCCCCGTGCCCTTCAGCCGGAGCCTGGAAAGGATCTTCTCCCCCCACGGCCGGCTCCTCGACGCCCTGCGCGAGCTGCTCGCCTATTAG
- a CDS encoding sulfatase: MLRFHSAAGGWPRAAAALLPVLFGACTRPEPPPSLRLVDLYRPTQVEGRVAEGVLTRARTEWRFDGPSPPEPGRLPLTRGWEAGPGTADLVLGEGRLVGRATDDHPILHLERTSGLEDKDLLHEVQIRLRVSAGNELAFTYRETEKVDLGEVATRVRQLPWRLTSPIIPGAETRTYVLDARRLPAPPSSADIRHLLILPTNARGARFEIESVRLVFRREHLAEVPSGVGWQGLSGIYRETLVSRSPETIRVSLRLPAQPRLELALGTVDDGPVTFRVGLRRPRRAREDTLLERTVTTPQRWEDASLDLSSFAGEEVSLSLSLAAEGKGVLGLWGTPIVRSLGARPPAATNRRLAGPPPQGVILIWADTLRRDHLGVYGYGRATTPILDAVAREGTLFRDCVGQATWTKVATPSLMTSLYPTSHGVKEFSDRLPSAARTIAEVYREAGYATLSFSSIMFTGRFTNLHKGFEVVHEDSSLPDRESSKTAREYVDRLLPWLEAHRDVPFFVFLHVSDPHDPYRPYPPYDSLWADPAWRGEHERQAKEVQKFIADPLLKLFGMPTWAELERARLDPKVWAARDRDWYDGSIRGMDAEIGRLRQRLEALGLAEKTLLVFTGDHGEEFLEHGRTFHGQSAYGELTGVPLILWGPGRVPSGQVVADTVRTIDIMPTLLEISRLPIPAPAQGESLVPLLTLKTPAGGGSLRADGGLLPGRGRPAVSEKASTVDAGGPAPRDTESFAIVSDGWKLIHNTKRHQGDPEFELYRHDQDPLDQADLSAEHPELVARLAHDLQAWQSRAARARLKPDEASAQTMSKEDLERLRSLGYIQ, translated from the coding sequence ATGCTCAGATTTCACTCCGCCGCCGGAGGGTGGCCCCGGGCCGCGGCCGCCCTCCTGCCCGTTCTCTTCGGCGCCTGCACCCGGCCCGAGCCTCCCCCGAGCCTCCGCCTCGTCGACCTTTACCGGCCAACCCAGGTGGAGGGTCGAGTGGCGGAGGGCGTCCTAACGCGAGCCCGGACCGAGTGGCGGTTTGACGGCCCGAGCCCGCCCGAGCCGGGAAGGCTCCCGTTGACCCGGGGATGGGAGGCCGGACCCGGCACCGCGGACCTCGTCCTGGGCGAGGGCCGCCTCGTCGGCCGCGCTACCGACGACCATCCCATCCTCCACCTCGAGCGCACGAGCGGACTCGAGGACAAGGACCTGCTGCACGAGGTCCAGATTCGCCTGCGCGTCTCCGCCGGCAACGAGCTGGCCTTCACCTACCGTGAGACGGAGAAGGTCGACCTGGGCGAGGTTGCGACCCGCGTGCGCCAGCTTCCCTGGCGCCTCACCTCCCCCATCATCCCGGGGGCAGAGACGAGGACGTATGTGCTCGACGCCCGGCGCCTCCCCGCCCCCCCGTCCTCGGCCGACATCCGCCACCTCCTCATCCTGCCCACCAACGCGCGGGGGGCGCGTTTCGAGATCGAGTCGGTGCGGCTGGTCTTCCGCCGGGAGCACTTGGCGGAGGTCCCTTCCGGCGTGGGGTGGCAGGGGCTCTCGGGAATTTACCGCGAGACCCTTGTCTCGCGAAGCCCGGAGACCATCCGCGTGAGCCTGCGCCTTCCCGCGCAGCCGCGGCTCGAGCTGGCCCTCGGCACCGTCGACGACGGACCCGTGACCTTCCGCGTGGGCCTCCGCCGCCCCCGCCGCGCGCGGGAGGACACCCTCCTCGAGCGGACGGTGACCACGCCCCAGCGCTGGGAAGATGCCTCCCTGGACCTCTCGTCCTTCGCGGGCGAGGAGGTGAGCCTCTCCCTTTCCCTCGCCGCCGAGGGGAAGGGGGTCCTGGGGCTTTGGGGGACGCCCATCGTGCGCAGCCTGGGCGCGCGGCCCCCGGCGGCCACGAACCGGAGGCTGGCCGGCCCGCCCCCCCAAGGCGTGATCCTGATTTGGGCCGACACCCTCCGTCGAGACCACCTGGGGGTCTACGGCTACGGGCGCGCGACCACTCCGATCCTGGACGCCGTGGCCCGGGAGGGGACCCTCTTTCGTGACTGCGTGGGTCAGGCCACCTGGACCAAGGTCGCGACCCCTTCCCTCATGACCTCCCTCTACCCCACCTCCCACGGAGTGAAGGAGTTCTCGGACCGTCTACCCAGCGCGGCGCGGACGATCGCCGAGGTCTACCGCGAGGCCGGGTACGCCACCTTGTCCTTCTCGTCCATCATGTTCACGGGTCGGTTCACTAATCTCCACAAGGGCTTCGAGGTGGTCCACGAGGACAGCTCCCTGCCTGACAGAGAGTCGAGCAAGACGGCCCGAGAGTACGTGGACCGGCTTCTCCCCTGGTTGGAGGCGCACCGCGACGTCCCCTTCTTCGTTTTTCTCCACGTTTCCGATCCCCACGATCCCTACCGCCCCTACCCTCCCTACGACTCCCTGTGGGCCGACCCCGCCTGGCGGGGCGAGCACGAGCGCCAGGCCAAGGAGGTGCAGAAGTTCATCGCGGACCCCTTGCTGAAGCTCTTTGGCATGCCCACCTGGGCAGAGCTCGAGAGGGCAAGGCTCGATCCCAAGGTCTGGGCGGCCCGCGACCGCGACTGGTACGACGGGTCGATCCGGGGGATGGACGCAGAGATCGGTCGTCTCCGCCAGCGTCTTGAGGCCCTGGGCCTAGCCGAGAAGACCCTCCTCGTCTTCACGGGGGACCACGGTGAGGAGTTCCTCGAGCACGGCCGGACCTTCCACGGCCAGAGCGCCTACGGAGAGCTGACGGGCGTGCCCCTGATCCTCTGGGGTCCGGGGAGGGTGCCCTCCGGCCAGGTGGTGGCGGACACCGTGCGCACGATCGACATCATGCCCACCCTGCTCGAGATCAGCCGCCTTCCCATCCCCGCCCCCGCACAAGGCGAGAGCCTCGTCCCCCTCTTGACCCTCAAGACGCCGGCCGGGGGCGGCAGCCTGCGCGCGGACGGTGGTCTCCTCCCCGGCCGAGGGCGCCCCGCGGTCTCGGAGAAGGCGTCGACCGTCGACGCCGGCGGCCCGGCCCCCCGCGACACCGAGTCGTTCGCCATCGTTTCCGACGGCTGGAAGTTGATCCACAACACGAAGCGCCATCAGGGGGACCCGGAATTTGAGCTCTACCGCCACGACCAGGACCCCCTCGATCAAGCGGACCTCTCCGCCGAGCATCCCGAGCTGGTAGCACGACTGGCGCACGACCTTCAGGCCTGGCAGTCCCGGGCCGCGCGAGCCCGCCTGAAGCCGGACGAGGCCTCCGCGCAGACCATGAGCAAGGAGGACCTCGAGCGCCTACGGAGCCTGGGCTACATCCAGTAG